A single window of Pseudarthrobacter defluvii DNA harbors:
- a CDS encoding FAD:protein FMN transferase, with amino-acid sequence MGTVIGLTMPMDTRAEGQPGLDELAAATAVVERLFRELDDTFSLYRPESEASRIAHGELKLPHASAQMRERYAEAHEWRLRTEGAFTPERPDGVLDLSGIIKGHAIREAGATLLALGLRDWCLNAGGDVLVSGSPHPGSAEPWKAGVVDPADRRTLITGYALGGKSRHSAIATSGSAERGEHIWRVGKEAHEAGEFVQVTVAAGDIVTADVLATAIVAGGTPMLNRAADSWDVAVLAVRADGSMLATPGFQPA; translated from the coding sequence ATGGGTACGGTCATCGGCCTCACCATGCCCATGGACACCCGCGCGGAAGGGCAACCGGGGTTGGACGAGCTGGCTGCCGCCACCGCCGTCGTCGAACGTCTTTTCCGGGAGTTGGACGACACCTTCAGCCTGTACCGTCCGGAGTCGGAAGCGAGCAGGATCGCACACGGGGAGCTAAAGCTGCCCCACGCCTCGGCGCAGATGCGTGAGAGGTACGCCGAGGCGCATGAATGGCGGCTGCGCACCGAGGGCGCCTTCACCCCTGAAAGGCCTGACGGCGTGCTGGACCTTTCAGGGATCATCAAGGGGCATGCCATTCGCGAAGCAGGAGCAACGCTGCTGGCCCTGGGGCTGCGCGACTGGTGCCTCAATGCCGGCGGCGACGTGCTGGTCAGCGGCTCGCCGCACCCCGGCAGCGCCGAGCCCTGGAAGGCAGGCGTTGTGGATCCTGCCGACCGCCGCACCCTCATCACCGGCTACGCTCTCGGCGGCAAGAGCCGGCACAGCGCGATCGCCACGTCCGGCTCCGCTGAGCGCGGCGAGCACATCTGGCGGGTGGGAAAAGAGGCCCACGAAGCCGGCGAATTCGTCCAGGTGACCGTGGCAGCCGGCGACATCGTCACGGCTGATGTCCTGGCCACGGCGATTGTCGCCGGCGGGACGCCGATGCTGAACCGCGCTGCGGACAGCTGGGATGTTGCCGTGCTGGCCGTCCGGGCTGACGGCTCAATGCTGGCAACCCCGGGCTTCCAGCCCGCCTGA
- a CDS encoding SGNH/GDSL hydrolase family protein, whose translation MDFTSRFVALGDSFTEGVGDDDPTRPNGVRGWADRVAEQLCAADPNFGYANLAIRGRKLRQILVEQVDAAVELNPTLVTIYAGANDILRPKVDIDDLLAEYNDAVGKLAATGATVVMFTGFDARGSKVFGTMRGRTAIYNELVRGIAGDHGALLVDYWRFSEYYDWGMWAHDRMHMSAAGHANMAKRVLEVIKYDHSIEVPPMTPVPQLTGTEAIRANAQWFREYAAPWVVRRVTGKSSGDNLQPRYPQLTRL comes from the coding sequence ATGGATTTCACTTCCCGGTTCGTGGCCCTTGGCGACTCCTTCACGGAAGGCGTTGGCGACGACGATCCCACACGTCCCAACGGTGTCCGCGGCTGGGCGGACCGCGTGGCTGAGCAACTCTGCGCCGCCGACCCGAACTTCGGCTATGCCAACCTGGCCATCCGCGGGAGGAAACTCCGCCAGATCCTGGTAGAGCAGGTGGATGCCGCCGTCGAACTTAATCCCACCCTGGTGACCATCTACGCCGGTGCCAATGACATCCTGCGCCCCAAGGTGGACATCGACGACCTCCTGGCCGAATACAACGACGCCGTGGGTAAGCTCGCCGCCACCGGCGCCACCGTGGTGATGTTCACCGGATTCGATGCCAGGGGTTCGAAGGTTTTCGGCACCATGCGGGGCCGCACCGCCATCTATAACGAACTGGTCCGCGGGATCGCCGGGGACCACGGCGCCCTGCTGGTGGATTACTGGCGTTTCAGCGAGTACTACGACTGGGGCATGTGGGCCCATGACCGGATGCACATGTCCGCTGCCGGCCACGCCAACATGGCAAAACGTGTCCTCGAGGTCATCAAGTACGACCACTCCATCGAGGTCCCGCCCATGACGCCCGTCCCCCAGCTGACCGGGACCGAGGCCATCCGCGCCAACGCGCAGTGGTTCCGCGAGTACGCGGCGCCGTGGGTAGTCCGCCGCGTCACGGGCAAGTCCTCCGGGGACAACCTGCAGCCCAGGTACCCACAGCTCACGCGGCTGTAG